One genomic segment of Sminthopsis crassicaudata isolate SCR6 chromosome 4, ASM4859323v1, whole genome shotgun sequence includes these proteins:
- the OGFRL1 gene encoding opioid growth factor receptor-like protein 1 isoform X2: protein MGNLLSGTSFKEPTTVEDCDSTWQTDSEPEPDEEEDGRESSGPGYREGPGHESEQPSGPPNRASPWSEDNAAVPDRDADAGGSKEQNDDSTESAAKPKRSFYAARDLYKYRHQYPNFKDLRYQNDLSNLRFYKNKIPFKPDGVYIEEVLNKWKGDYEKLEHNHTYIQWLFPLREQGLNFYAKELTTYEIEEFKKTKEATRRFFLAYKMMLEFFGMKLTDKTGNVARATNWQERFQHLNESQHNYLRITRILKSLGELGYEHFKSPLVKFILQEALVENTLPNIKQSALEYFVYTIRDRRERRKLLRFAQHHYIPPEHFIWGPAKKQKPEGSKAAKTPTSPVSGHNIQSSMHKKSKESKNNPTAVHLSSKAAEENKGELKENEENADRPGMEAGNEVAKLKNSEKDSSAENPNCKPEKTINNLLDKKETSASLEKGEDSECQSPDCENSGVTRKSSSDENKNCSSNCSENTQISLDKEKTIIEPIPKNKDEIKS from the exons ATGGGCAATTTGCTAAGCGGGACCAGCTTCAAGGAGCCCACCACCGTGGAGGATTGCGACTCCACCTGGCAGACGGACTCCGAGCCCGAGCCGGACGAGGAGGAGGACGGCCGAGAGAGCAGCGGCCCCGGCTACCGCGAAGGCCCCGGGCACGAGTCCGAGCAACCCTCGGGGCCACCTAATAGGGCCAGCCCGTGGTCAGAAGACAACGCCGCTGTACCTGACCGAGACGCGGACGCCGGCGGTAGCAAGGAGCAG aatgaTGATTCCACTGAGTCGGCTGCAAAACCAAAGAGAAGCTTTTATGCTGCAAGAGATTTGTACAAATACAGACATCAATATCCA AATTTTAAAGATCTCCGATATCAAAATGACTTAAGTAATCTACgtttttataagaataaaattccctttaaaccagatg GTGTTTACATTGAAGAAGTCCTAAAtaaatggaaaggagattatgAAAAACTGGAGCATAACCACACTTATATTCAATG GCTTTTTCCATTGAGAGAACAAGGTTTGAACTTTTATGCTAAAGAGCTAACCACATATGAAATTGAG gaattcaaaaaaacaaaagaagcaacTAGAAGGTTCTTCTTGGCTTATAAAATGATGTTAGAATTTTTTGGAATGAAGCTGACTGATAAAACTGGAAATGTGGCTAGGGCTACTAATTGGCAGGAACGGTTTCAGCATCTGAATGA GTCTCAGCACAACTACTTAAGAATTACCCGGATTCTAAAAAGCCTTGGCGAGCTCGGATATGAACATTTTAAATCCCCTCTTGTAAAATTTATTCTTCAAGAAGCTCTTGTAGAGAACACTCTTCCAAATATCAAGCAGAGTGCTTtggaatattttgtttatactattagagacagaagagaaagaaggaagctcCTTCGGTTTGCTCAACATCATTATATCCCTCCAGAACATTTTATCTGGGGCCCTGCTAAAAAACAAAAGCCTGAAGGAAGCAAAGCAGCAAAGACCCCTACATCTCCTGTCTCTGGCCACAATATTCAATCTTCTATGCACAAAAAATCCAAGGAATCTAAGAATAACCCCACAGCTGTTCATTTAAGTAGCAAAGCAGCTGAAGAAAATAAGGGAGAattgaaggaaaatgaagaaaatgcagATAGGCCTGGAATGGAGGCTGGTAATGAAGTTGCTAAGCTGAAAAATAGTGAAAAGGACAGCAGTGCTGAAAATCCAAATTGTAAGCCagaaaaaactattaataatctcTTAGATAAAAAAGAGACTTCTGCTTCTCTTGAAAAAGGTGAGGACAGTGAATGTCAGAGCCCAGATTGTGAAAATTCAGGAGTTACAAGAAAAAgctcttctgatgagaataagaacTGTTCTAGTAACTGTTCTGAAAATACGCAAATCAGTTTAGATAAGGAAAAAACTATCATAGAGCCCATCCCAAAGAATAAAGATGAGATCAAATCCTAA
- the OGFRL1 gene encoding opioid growth factor receptor-like protein 1 isoform X1: MGNLLSGTSFKEPTTVEDCDSTWQTDSEPEPDEEEDGRESSGPGYREGPGHESEQPSGPPNRASPWSEDNAAVPDRDADAGGSKEQNDDSTESAAKPKRSFYAARDLYKYRHQYPQNFKDLRYQNDLSNLRFYKNKIPFKPDGVYIEEVLNKWKGDYEKLEHNHTYIQWLFPLREQGLNFYAKELTTYEIEEFKKTKEATRRFFLAYKMMLEFFGMKLTDKTGNVARATNWQERFQHLNESQHNYLRITRILKSLGELGYEHFKSPLVKFILQEALVENTLPNIKQSALEYFVYTIRDRRERRKLLRFAQHHYIPPEHFIWGPAKKQKPEGSKAAKTPTSPVSGHNIQSSMHKKSKESKNNPTAVHLSSKAAEENKGELKENEENADRPGMEAGNEVAKLKNSEKDSSAENPNCKPEKTINNLLDKKETSASLEKGEDSECQSPDCENSGVTRKSSSDENKNCSSNCSENTQISLDKEKTIIEPIPKNKDEIKS, encoded by the exons ATGGGCAATTTGCTAAGCGGGACCAGCTTCAAGGAGCCCACCACCGTGGAGGATTGCGACTCCACCTGGCAGACGGACTCCGAGCCCGAGCCGGACGAGGAGGAGGACGGCCGAGAGAGCAGCGGCCCCGGCTACCGCGAAGGCCCCGGGCACGAGTCCGAGCAACCCTCGGGGCCACCTAATAGGGCCAGCCCGTGGTCAGAAGACAACGCCGCTGTACCTGACCGAGACGCGGACGCCGGCGGTAGCAAGGAGCAG aatgaTGATTCCACTGAGTCGGCTGCAAAACCAAAGAGAAGCTTTTATGCTGCAAGAGATTTGTACAAATACAGACATCAATATCCA CAGAATTTTAAAGATCTCCGATATCAAAATGACTTAAGTAATCTACgtttttataagaataaaattccctttaaaccagatg GTGTTTACATTGAAGAAGTCCTAAAtaaatggaaaggagattatgAAAAACTGGAGCATAACCACACTTATATTCAATG GCTTTTTCCATTGAGAGAACAAGGTTTGAACTTTTATGCTAAAGAGCTAACCACATATGAAATTGAG gaattcaaaaaaacaaaagaagcaacTAGAAGGTTCTTCTTGGCTTATAAAATGATGTTAGAATTTTTTGGAATGAAGCTGACTGATAAAACTGGAAATGTGGCTAGGGCTACTAATTGGCAGGAACGGTTTCAGCATCTGAATGA GTCTCAGCACAACTACTTAAGAATTACCCGGATTCTAAAAAGCCTTGGCGAGCTCGGATATGAACATTTTAAATCCCCTCTTGTAAAATTTATTCTTCAAGAAGCTCTTGTAGAGAACACTCTTCCAAATATCAAGCAGAGTGCTTtggaatattttgtttatactattagagacagaagagaaagaaggaagctcCTTCGGTTTGCTCAACATCATTATATCCCTCCAGAACATTTTATCTGGGGCCCTGCTAAAAAACAAAAGCCTGAAGGAAGCAAAGCAGCAAAGACCCCTACATCTCCTGTCTCTGGCCACAATATTCAATCTTCTATGCACAAAAAATCCAAGGAATCTAAGAATAACCCCACAGCTGTTCATTTAAGTAGCAAAGCAGCTGAAGAAAATAAGGGAGAattgaaggaaaatgaagaaaatgcagATAGGCCTGGAATGGAGGCTGGTAATGAAGTTGCTAAGCTGAAAAATAGTGAAAAGGACAGCAGTGCTGAAAATCCAAATTGTAAGCCagaaaaaactattaataatctcTTAGATAAAAAAGAGACTTCTGCTTCTCTTGAAAAAGGTGAGGACAGTGAATGTCAGAGCCCAGATTGTGAAAATTCAGGAGTTACAAGAAAAAgctcttctgatgagaataagaacTGTTCTAGTAACTGTTCTGAAAATACGCAAATCAGTTTAGATAAGGAAAAAACTATCATAGAGCCCATCCCAAAGAATAAAGATGAGATCAAATCCTAA